The Candidatus Tiamatella incendiivivens genome includes a region encoding these proteins:
- a CDS encoding DUF354 domain-containing protein: MNKVWIDVRTPKQALIASIIMKELSEKGYETLVTTRKYDYTISNLERNGIRPIVIGGYGDSLYEKLLVELERGVKLAEIVKKEKPCVLVSYPSPSAARVAFGLGIRHIALCDTSHAFAANRLDFPFADIAIYSSFIADEMIWHILEKFTTIVTYKGVDELMWIKGFKPNRKVLNDLGLEEYRYVIVRPEEFKAHYYTEDRPFVLKLVDLIRKKELKPVVLPRYEDQLVIVKNIENIIVPKKAVDGPSLEKYAALVITGGGTMAREAALQGTPGISLFPRQIKQDIILRKIGFPIYNLNTKENSLAIINSMLDDPIKFRVDTSNLLGRLESPLPYISEWVARLCRHY; the protein is encoded by the coding sequence ATGAACAAGGTATGGATTGATGTTAGAACTCCAAAGCAGGCACTGATAGCATCTATTATAATGAAAGAACTATCGGAAAAAGGGTATGAAACCTTAGTTACGACAAGGAAATACGATTACACCATATCTAATTTAGAGAGAAACGGAATACGACCTATAGTTATCGGAGGATACGGAGATTCTTTGTATGAGAAATTATTAGTTGAACTAGAGAGAGGAGTAAAGCTTGCTGAAATCGTCAAAAAAGAGAAGCCTTGTGTATTGGTATCTTATCCTTCTCCCAGCGCTGCTAGAGTAGCCTTTGGTTTAGGAATTAGGCATATAGCACTATGTGATACTTCTCACGCTTTCGCTGCTAATAGACTTGACTTTCCTTTCGCAGATATCGCCATTTATAGCTCCTTTATAGCAGACGAAATGATATGGCATATTCTCGAAAAATTCACTACGATTGTTACCTATAAGGGAGTAGACGAGCTTATGTGGATAAAGGGGTTTAAACCTAATAGGAAAGTACTAAATGACCTAGGCTTGGAAGAGTACAGATATGTTATTGTGAGGCCTGAAGAATTCAAAGCCCATTACTACACTGAAGATCGTCCATTTGTATTAAAGTTAGTTGATCTTATCCGTAAGAAGGAGCTCAAGCCAGTTGTTCTTCCACGTTATGAAGACCAATTGGTAATTGTTAAGAACATTGAAAACATTATTGTTCCTAAAAAAGCTGTTGACGGGCCTAGTCTTGAAAAATATGCAGCATTAGTCATTACCGGAGGAGGAACTATGGCAAGGGAGGCTGCGCTTCAAGGTACTCCGGGAATTTCCCTCTTCCCGAGGCAGATAAAACAGGATATTATCCTTAGGAAAATAGGGTTCCCTATATACAACTTGAATACAAAAGAAAACTCCTTAGCCATTATAAACTCGATGCTAGATGATCCCATAAAGTTTCGAGTTGATACAAGTAATCTATTAGGAAGACTAGAGTCGCCTCTTCCCTATATTAGTGAATGGGTTGCGAGACTTTGCCGACATTATTAG
- the rnhB gene encoding ribonuclease HII yields the protein MPGNCYQIGVDEAGRGSLIGEMIVGIAAVPCEIISFIGELGVRDSKELSPRSRMKLYYLLYREIPFVTVPVKPALIDSDNLGVITKKAILQGLQLLSKRINPLSVKAITIDRFGKERNIRSGIRKLGYKNAEIKIEEKADKKYPEVSLASIIAKHIRDKRITVINNLLNLSGSGYPSDGETMLSLAKKVSTNKLKELNGYIRLSWSTVEKLGLEQIKKKKSKTLEDYF from the coding sequence TTGCCTGGAAACTGTTATCAAATCGGCGTTGATGAAGCTGGAAGAGGTAGTCTTATCGGTGAAATGATCGTTGGAATAGCTGCCGTTCCTTGTGAAATTATTAGTTTTATAGGAGAACTGGGGGTAAGAGACAGCAAGGAACTATCTCCTAGGTCAAGGATGAAACTATACTACCTTCTATACCGAGAGATCCCCTTTGTAACTGTACCTGTAAAACCCGCCTTGATAGACTCAGATAATCTCGGCGTTATCACAAAGAAAGCCATTCTTCAAGGTTTACAATTACTATCTAAACGAATCAATCCGCTATCAGTTAAAGCTATAACGATTGATAGATTCGGGAAAGAGAGAAACATACGATCCGGTATTAGAAAACTAGGCTACAAGAATGCAGAGATAAAGATAGAAGAGAAAGCAGATAAAAAGTATCCGGAGGTTTCATTGGCTAGTATAATTGCCAAGCATATCAGAGATAAGAGGATTACTGTGATTAATAATCTTCTTAATCTTAGCGGGTCTGGTTATCCATCGGATGGGGAAACTATGCTTAGTCTTGCAAAGAAAGTATCGACTAACAAGCTAAAGGAGCTGAATGGTTACATAAGACTCTCATGGAGTACAGTGGAAAAGTTAGGCTTAGAACAGATTAAGAAAAAGAAAAGTAAGACGCTAGAAGACTATTTCTAA
- a CDS encoding 16S rRNA methyltransferase: protein MPGKYGFIVLEGSLELIPEVLYDHPSVISTSNRRRKDPSSIILDKSLHYKAMKKANLPQIEKRGRPDIVHYLLLSILESPLNKLGYISSLYLHTINGEILRIEPTTRLPKNYNRFIGLMEQVLENGKVPPNSSQPLIMKIGGSLEDIVGKYHRFLVFEYGCNRIDEKCGRELSKNGILLGIGGFPHGRISNDILKLANNCYSLLNISVDAVSALHMILCLAENKTIGLYCLQ from the coding sequence ATGCCTGGAAAATACGGGTTCATAGTCCTAGAAGGGAGCCTAGAACTTATTCCAGAAGTACTCTATGATCATCCCTCTGTAATTTCTACATCGAACAGAAGGAGAAAAGATCCGAGTAGTATTATACTTGATAAAAGCCTACATTATAAAGCAATGAAAAAAGCTAATCTACCTCAAATCGAAAAGCGGGGGAGGCCTGATATCGTACACTATCTGTTACTTAGCATACTCGAGTCCCCCCTGAACAAACTTGGTTACATTTCTTCTCTATATCTTCATACAATAAATGGAGAGATCCTAAGAATTGAACCTACAACACGGTTACCGAAAAACTATAACAGGTTCATAGGATTAATGGAACAAGTGTTAGAAAACGGTAAAGTCCCTCCCAACTCATCCCAACCTCTCATAATGAAAATCGGAGGATCCTTAGAAGATATTGTAGGAAAATACCATCGTTTTCTAGTTTTTGAATACGGATGCAATAGGATCGATGAAAAATGCGGAAGAGAGCTTTCGAAAAATGGCATACTATTAGGCATAGGGGGTTTCCCTCACGGTAGAATTAGTAATGATATATTGAAACTCGCTAATAATTGTTACTCGCTTTTGAATATATCTGTCGACGCAGTAAGCGCTCTTCATATGATCCTATGTTTAGCTGAGAACAAGACAATCGGTCTATACTGTTTGCAATAA
- a CDS encoding 50S ribosomal protein L2 produces MGKRLIQQRAGRGTSTFRSRKHIHPGPGRYPSISESTLKGRVIELIHDPGRYVPLAKIVLENGAKFLTPAAEGTYVGQVIKIGPDAEASNGNILPLGKIPEGTQVFNVELRPGDGGRLARQSGSYALVVGRTGKETIVKLPSGRQKSVLSTARATIGIPAGGGRIEKPVLKAGNAYHKWKRKAKKWPKVRGVAMYAATHPHGGGSHQSEGHPTTVARNTPPGRKVGHIAARRTGRRKR; encoded by the coding sequence GTGGGTAAGCGATTAATACAACAGAGGGCTGGCAGGGGCACATCAACGTTTAGAAGCCGTAAGCATATACATCCAGGTCCAGGAAGATATCCTTCCATATCTGAGTCCACGTTAAAGGGTAGAGTTATTGAATTAATTCACGATCCCGGAAGATACGTACCTCTAGCTAAGATTGTATTAGAGAACGGTGCAAAGTTCTTGACGCCAGCAGCCGAAGGAACTTATGTAGGTCAAGTCATAAAAATTGGTCCTGATGCAGAGGCTTCTAACGGAAACATACTTCCTCTAGGTAAGATCCCTGAGGGGACTCAGGTATTCAACGTAGAACTAAGGCCCGGAGACGGTGGCAGACTAGCTAGGCAGTCAGGCTCTTATGCCTTAGTTGTAGGGAGAACAGGTAAGGAAACTATAGTGAAGCTGCCTAGTGGTAGGCAGAAATCCGTACTTAGTACGGCGAGAGCCACAATAGGGATACCTGCTGGTGGGGGAAGAATAGAGAAGCCCGTATTGAAGGCCGGCAACGCGTATCATAAATGGAAGAGAAAAGCAAAGAAATGGCCTAAAGTGAGGGGAGTTGCAATGTATGCAGCAACCCACCCGCATGGAGGCGGCTCTCATCAGAGTGAAGGACATCCGACTACTGTTGCCCGGAATACTCCTCCTGGAAGAAAGGTTGGTCATATAGCTGCAAGGCGTACGGGAAGAAGGAAAAGATAA
- a CDS encoding GTP cyclohydrolase IIa has translation MKTRITLIELHGYREWTESLGYDREWKIQVTQSKIYYKLQNTASKVGGYILPLRYDFIVALTSSLESSEHVQLFKTIVEESPVSVRMASVIDRTPRNALNKAFRKILEISDNTYHVDELSSDEYTAVSHVDINSVTKYTLDHGVLDAYEKTMEILYDLVKLSSLYGGITQYLGGDNIIIVFPPDSWREASKKLIFEWVKVGGGRARFARKSMELATRALDEIRQGVTSGINLLEE, from the coding sequence TTGAAGACTAGAATTACTTTAATAGAATTACATGGGTACAGGGAATGGACGGAAAGCCTAGGTTACGATAGAGAATGGAAAATACAAGTAACTCAATCCAAAATATATTATAAACTACAAAATACAGCATCGAAAGTGGGAGGCTATATTCTTCCGCTTAGATATGACTTCATTGTAGCATTGACGTCATCCCTCGAAAGTTCCGAGCATGTACAGCTCTTTAAAACAATAGTAGAAGAGAGCCCTGTTTCTGTAAGGATGGCAAGTGTAATAGATCGCACGCCTAGAAATGCATTAAACAAGGCATTTAGGAAGATATTAGAAATTAGCGATAACACCTATCATGTGGATGAACTCTCATCAGACGAGTATACGGCAGTATCTCATGTCGACATAAACTCTGTTACCAAATATACTCTCGATCACGGCGTTTTAGATGCATATGAGAAAACCATGGAGATTTTATATGATTTGGTTAAACTAAGCAGTCTATACGGGGGAATAACCCAGTATCTAGGTGGGGACAATATAATAATCGTTTTCCCACCTGATTCTTGGAGAGAAGCATCTAAGAAGCTGATTTTCGAATGGGTCAAAGTTGGTGGTGGCAGAGCTAGATTTGCAAGAAAAAGTATGGAGCTAGCTACGAGGGCTCTAGATGAAATCAGACAAGGTGTTACATCAGGAATAAATTTACTTGAAGAATGA
- the ribH gene encoding 6,7-dimethyl-8-ribityllumazine synthase, with amino-acid sequence MDQPHIGIVVSEFNYDITRIMLEKALSHASFLGAVVEVVYKVPGAYDTPFAVKQVLEKENIDGVAVIGAVIEGETEHDEVVAHQAARKLLDLGLDYNKPVTLGIIGPGASRMQAVERAEEYSARAVESLVKMVKRKKKFEVAYTQEERNVIE; translated from the coding sequence GTGGATCAGCCTCATATAGGGATAGTGGTCTCCGAGTTTAACTACGATATAACTAGGATAATGCTTGAAAAAGCATTAAGTCACGCCAGTTTTCTCGGAGCTGTAGTTGAAGTAGTCTATAAAGTTCCTGGAGCCTATGACACTCCTTTTGCGGTTAAGCAAGTTCTTGAAAAAGAAAACATTGATGGAGTTGCTGTTATTGGAGCAGTTATTGAAGGAGAAACAGAGCATGATGAAGTGGTTGCTCACCAAGCAGCACGTAAACTGCTGGACCTAGGGTTGGATTATAACAAACCTGTTACACTCGGAATCATAGGGCCGGGAGCATCAAGAATGCAAGCAGTAGAGAGGGCAGAGGAATATAGTGCCAGAGCAGTTGAATCCTTGGTTAAGATGGTCAAAAGAAAGAAGAAATTCGAAGTAGCATATACACAGGAAGAAAGGAATGTTATAGAATAA
- the ribC gene encoding riboflavin synthase has protein sequence MGKCIAVIDTMFSRVDMGSVAYETLREELPSYKIERFTVPGAKDLPGAARRAIDKGCEGVITLGWIGKREADRITYLVSSMGLVMLSVLTGKIIIDVTVHEDEAENLEDLKKIALDRAKDHALNLSYMLKKPEVLTKKAGKGIRQGYPNAGPIT, from the coding sequence ATGGGTAAATGCATAGCGGTTATAGATACGATGTTCTCAAGGGTTGATATGGGATCTGTTGCTTATGAAACGTTAAGAGAAGAGCTTCCCTCATATAAAATTGAGAGATTTACTGTACCAGGAGCAAAGGATCTGCCTGGAGCAGCTAGAAGAGCAATAGACAAAGGATGTGAAGGCGTGATCACCCTAGGGTGGATAGGTAAGAGGGAAGCCGATAGAATTACATACCTCGTTTCAAGTATGGGTTTAGTGATGCTAAGTGTGCTAACGGGAAAAATAATTATCGACGTTACAGTTCATGAAGATGAAGCTGAAAACCTTGAAGATCTAAAGAAGATAGCTCTAGATAGAGCCAAAGACCATGCATTGAACCTATCATACATGCTGAAGAAGCCTGAAGTTCTCACCAAGAAAGCTGGAAAAGGTATTAGACAGGGATATCCAAATGCGGGCCCTATTACGTGA
- a CDS encoding 3,4-dihydroxy-2-butanone-4-phosphate synthase has protein sequence MARNMGMIIERFIEGIPVLIHDSSSREDETDIVIYAGKIDAEKIYIMRTLGGGLLCYATTEEVTRSMGIPFADEIYALIETLKPLTEKRLSYGDRPAFTVWVNHKDAITGIRDKDRALTISKLHEVSTKILEGNIESAKKMFRSEFQAPGHVPLLAGRGLEKRRGHTELSLALAIMGEVVPSVAFIEMLDYGDRLPVEKARNVAEKNGFLFIEGTDIIEAYRKWVNA, from the coding sequence TTGGCTAGAAATATGGGCATGATTATTGAGAGGTTTATTGAAGGAATCCCGGTATTAATACATGATAGTTCCAGCAGGGAAGATGAAACAGATATTGTTATATATGCTGGGAAGATAGATGCAGAGAAAATATACATCATGAGAACTCTCGGCGGGGGTCTTCTCTGTTATGCTACTACTGAGGAAGTAACAAGAAGTATGGGTATACCATTTGCAGACGAAATCTATGCACTAATAGAGACTCTTAAGCCTTTGACAGAAAAGAGGCTTTCTTATGGTGATAGACCAGCATTTACCGTTTGGGTAAATCACAAAGATGCCATAACTGGAATACGGGACAAGGATAGAGCACTAACAATCTCTAAGTTGCATGAGGTATCAACAAAAATTCTTGAAGGGAATATTGAAAGTGCAAAAAAGATGTTTAGAAGCGAATTCCAGGCCCCGGGCCATGTTCCACTCCTAGCAGGGAGAGGATTAGAAAAAAGGAGAGGTCACACAGAGCTAAGCTTGGCCTTAGCGATTATGGGTGAAGTTGTCCCTAGTGTGGCATTCATCGAAATGCTTGATTACGGTGATAGGTTACCTGTAGAAAAGGCTAGGAATGTCGCGGAAAAGAATGGATTCTTATTCATTGAAGGAACTGATATTATAGAGGCGTATAGAAAATGGGTAAATGCATAG
- a CDS encoding stage II sporulation protein M yields MTVLGEMKVLHEAFMLISNRKVYALILLFLLFFTVGLVFYSDILNSLSWAGLSKKELENSIREKFSFSKETLLFIPIIIFVNNLVASVITFLLGFTILGPILILLYNGLITGLVVSIGLNASEFFGQSVVALLIPHGCLEIPTISFSGAIPAYYMLTRGKLDRNTLFGALKVVLYTLLTLAIVETFITPGIAIVDALFSKVIEAAVSMLY; encoded by the coding sequence ATGACTGTTTTAGGTGAGATGAAAGTGTTACATGAGGCTTTTATGCTAATTTCTAACAGGAAGGTTTATGCTTTAATTCTATTATTCTTGCTGTTTTTCACTGTAGGGCTAGTATTTTATAGTGATATCCTTAACTCTTTAAGCTGGGCGGGATTATCTAAAAAAGAGCTTGAAAATAGTATAAGAGAGAAGTTCTCGTTTTCTAAGGAGACTCTACTGTTCATACCAATAATAATCTTTGTAAATAATCTAGTAGCTTCAGTTATAACTTTTCTTCTAGGATTCACTATCCTAGGCCCTATACTTATTCTTTTGTACAACGGATTAATTACAGGTTTGGTAGTATCTATAGGATTAAATGCGTCTGAATTCTTCGGCCAGTCTGTAGTAGCTCTATTGATACCTCATGGTTGTCTAGAAATTCCAACTATATCGTTCTCAGGAGCAATCCCAGCATATTACATGTTGACTAGGGGTAAACTGGACAGAAATACCCTTTTTGGAGCCCTCAAAGTAGTTCTCTATACTCTTCTTACATTAGCTATAGTCGAAACATTCATAACTCCGGGAATAGCTATAGTTGATGCATTGTTTTCCAAGGTGATCGAAGCTGCAGTTTCAATGCTATATTAG
- a CDS encoding DUF2192 domain-containing protein has translation MENNRKQGNNTRRRISILTDLWGLILDEYKESINSREDVISVLEKRYRMEGLSPIKGKATPPDIYEKELVALYVVGKYGMHLDEEFPEIFEDLFEFELKLDRTLEYLLTKSSNEAREFIEKTFDEVSMNLLSKIFRVAVVKELFGMAAEEEVAKAFKNAVTAFPELEPSIRKYLRFYIAIRVADAISEGEIRDRLTKEAYKQALAVRLGWDKTVIPDDAYVGHIALEVFNVPKKIVSYFLRA, from the coding sequence GTGGAGAATAATAGGAAGCAAGGAAACAACACTAGAAGAAGGATATCGATATTAACAGATCTTTGGGGCCTCATTCTCGATGAATACAAGGAGAGCATCAATTCTAGGGAAGATGTTATCTCTGTTTTAGAAAAGAGATATCGTATGGAAGGCCTCTCACCTATAAAAGGAAAGGCAACACCTCCAGATATCTATGAAAAAGAGCTCGTAGCCTTATACGTTGTAGGGAAATACGGTATGCACCTTGATGAGGAGTTTCCAGAGATTTTTGAGGATTTATTTGAATTTGAGTTAAAACTGGATAGAACCCTAGAATATCTCCTCACCAAAAGTTCAAATGAGGCTAGAGAATTCATTGAGAAAACTTTCGATGAGGTATCAATGAACCTATTATCCAAGATCTTCAGAGTTGCAGTTGTAAAGGAACTATTTGGTATGGCGGCAGAGGAAGAAGTTGCTAAGGCTTTTAAGAATGCTGTTACGGCATTTCCTGAACTCGAACCTTCTATTAGGAAGTACCTTAGATTTTACATTGCAATAAGAGTTGCCGACGCGATATCTGAAGGAGAGATAAGAGATAGATTAACTAAAGAGGCGTATAAGCAGGCTCTCGCTGTTAGATTAGGCTGGGATAAAACTGTTATACCTGATGATGCTTATGTCGGCCACATCGCACTTGAAGTTTTTAATGTTCCCAAGAAGATAGTTTCCTATTTTTTGAGAGCCTAG